The Tessaracoccus timonensis sequence GTTCCCCGACGGGCACCGCGATCTCTGTGGTGCTCACCGCCTGGGGGCTGTCGGAATCCTCGTCCGATGCATCCGGCACCGAAACCTTCAAGTCGTTGTGCAACCCATCGGGATCGAAATCGTTGGCTGTCACGTCAACCTCGATCACGGGCTTGTTGACCACGTCGAGGAACGGAACGAGGTCGTCACGCGCCATTGGAGGCAGCAAGGGCGCGTCCTCGTCGACCACGACCGTGAAGCTGCCGATGCCCTCCTGCTGACGGCTGTCGGTGATCCGGTATGTGCCGCGATACTTCCCCGGTTTCGTGATGGGAGACACCGAGATTTCACGATCATTCACGATCTCAGCAGCGATGGATTCGTCCTCCATCTTCACCGCGTCCTTGGCAGAGAACCCGACGTTATCGCCCTCAAAGTCATAGTCATTGGCGAGCGCTGGCACCTGAATCGGGCGGCCCGGACGAACCGTAATCGAGTCATGCACGGCAACCGGGGGCTGGTTCACCTTGCCAGGAGGAGCTACACCGACGCGGATCTGGCCGCTAGCGACCTCCCCGTGCGCGTCAGCCACCTCGTAGCGGAATGTGTCGGTGCCCTGGCTCTTCGGGAATGCCTCGTAGGTGATGTAGCTCTCGCCCACCTCGACCACACGTCCCAGCGACGGCCCAGCGCCCAATCCCAGCAGCGTCACTGCGTCACCGTTGGGGTCGATGCCGTCGAGACGAATCGGTATGCGCGTCTGGCTGCCCGCGAGCACCCTGTCGACGACTTCCCTCGGCGCCGGCGGCTGGTTCGGGGAATCCTCGCTCACCGCGGTGACGTTGAGCACCGCCGAAGCAGTGTTCCCTTCCTCGTCGATGACCTCGTAGGCGACGGCCACCTGCTGGCGCTGCGAACCCTCGGGCACGCGTACCCGCAGCTTGTCGCCGTCGATCCATGTGTTGTCGCCGAGTGGTGACTCCAGAATGCGGTTCAGTTTCAGCTCTAGCCCAATCGGCGACGAATCATTGACGAGCACCGGGGCGGAGGCGATGCTGCCTGCGCGCACGTTGATGTCGTCGTCGACGGCAATGGGCTGCACAGAGCCCGTCGTCTTCGTCGGAATCACGACGATGCTGCCGTGCGCGATGTGCCGCCCATCGGAGACCACATACTCAATCGTGACGGGTCCCGCGGGCGCCGACTTAGCCTCGATCGTCATCAAGTGCCGGCGTTCCAGCTTCACGTTGAGCGACGGGTCAGGAGTGAACGACTGGATGACGAGCACGTCGCCGTCGGCGTCGGTGTCATTGGCGAGCGGATCGATGAAGACGCTGCCCTCCGGCGGTATCAGCGCGACGTCGAGTGCCGCCACCGGCGGATTGTCGCTGCCAGGAGGCACGACGTCGATGCGCACCACGCCGGTGTCGAATTCCGTCGACGCGACGTTGTAGGTGACGTAGTAGGTGCCCGGTTGCGGCGCGGAGAACGTGAAGCTCTGATCGGCGTAGTCGGGGGTGACCTTGCAGGTGCTGCAGTCCTCGACGGCCACCTCCTGCAAAATCAGGTTCTCGCCGATGTCGTTCTCGAGCGGCCGCACCTCGACGGTTTGGTCGACTTGCACCGTCGCGAAATCGGCGTAGGCGACGGGTTTTACCGGCTCGTCGACGACGTTGACCTCCAGCTCACCTTCGGTGGTGTCGGTGCCGTCGGAGATGGTGAGGTTGATCTTCTTCTTACCGTCGGTTTTGCCGATGTCTTGGTAGTTGATGGTGCCGTCGGGGTTGAAGGTGACGAGGTCTTCCGAGCCGGGCGGCATCGATGCGTCTTCCAGGATGAGCGGGTCGCCCTCCGGGTCGCGCCAGTCGGTCAGGATGCGCTTGGTGAATTTCGAGCCCTTCTGGATCGTCATCGGCTTGGCGAGCTCGAACAGGTGTGGAGGCTTGTTGTCCTTCTTCGGATCAGCATCAGCGACGTTCACAGTGACGTTGGCGGTGTCAGTGAGGAAACCGTCGGAGATGGTGTAGCTGAACGAGAAGCTCTTCTTCGTGTTCTCCGGCGGGATCGTGATCTGCAACCCAGTGCCGCCGCGCACTGTCTGCAGCGATGCCCCATCAATCTCCTCGGGCGCCTGGATGGTGAGCACATCCCCGTCGGGGTCGGAGTCGTTGTCGAGCACGTCGAGGGTGGTGGCGCGCCCGTTGCGCGCGGTGAGCTCGTCGTCCTGGGCGGACGGAGGATTGTTGTCCTCGTTGCGATCCGCCTTGTCATCGGTGGTGGGCGCGTCGGGCGGCGGGGGCTCGTCGGAGTCCTTGGTGACGAACTCCTCCCAGTTGTCGATGCGCGCCATGTTCTGATCGACGAGCCACACCACGCCGCTCTGTCCCTCGTTCAGAGCAACCGTGCGACGGTTCACCTGCAGCGACAGCATCGCGCCCGCCGGAGCGTTGTAGCCGGGAATGTCGCGGGTGAAGGTGTTGGCGTCACCGCAGCGCTTCACGAATGTGGTGCCAAACGCGCCGTAGAGGCAGCTTCCCACCTGCACCGGTTCCACGGGTGTGCCCGTCACCTCGCCGGACAGTGAACGGACCCCGTCGGGGGTCACACCGATGAGGCCGGCCTCCGTCGCGTACACGGCGCGCACGTCTTCCTTGCCGCCCATGATCTGCTCCACCGGAGGCAGCAGTTTCGCGTTTGCCGCGCCCGAGACGTCGAACACCTGCGTGGTGCCCTCCACCCAGATGCGCGCGCCGACGCGATCCAGCACGACGGCGTGGTTGCCCACCGCGCTCAGCTCGACGGCACCGACGCGGTCAGGGTCAAGCGTGAACGGCAGCTTGGTGCTCTCACGTTCCCCATTCACCTCGCGCACGAGCGATGAAGTGTTCACGTCGAGGCCAATGAGTGACCCCTTCGCAGTGAGCGTCGCGACCCCGTTGACACCCACCTCGAACTGCGCCTTGTCCTTATCCGGGTCCATGGCGAGCACGTCCTCAGCTTGACCGAACCAGACGCGCCCGTTCTGGGGGCTCGTCACGAGCAGACGGCTACCCGTTAGCTGCACGTCGGCGCCCGTCGGCAATACCATGGGCGATTCGAGACGGTTGCGGCTCTGGTTGTAGCGCGTCAGCGTGTCGGAATCCTCGCCGCGCACGAGCACGAGATCGTCGCTTTGCAGCACCGACGATTTGCGGTCTGCCACGGTGGTGGCCGACTCGAGTGCCTCGATCTGCGTGTTGACCATGCCCACCATCGCACGGTTGCGGTTGATGGCGAAGACGGTGCCTTCGTCGAGGTGCACGTCAGCACGGTCGAGGCCTGGGCTCGCGTAGGCGGCCACGCCGAGGGCGATGGCGAGCACCCCGACCACGAGCCACTGCCAGAAGCGTCGGAAGAAACGGGCGAACAGGCGCAGACCCCGCGAAGTTGGCTTGGCGAAGTTGGCCACTAATTACTCCTCGGCGCAACGATCTTCAACCGCACCTGGTCATCGAGCAGCAGCTCCGTTCCAATCTCGACGGTGACGCTGCGCCCGTCGCGAAGCTCGAACTCCGGCTCTCCTGGGGGACGCACGAGGGTGCCGTTGGTGGAGTGGAGGTCGGTGAGGACGATGTTCCATTCGTTGGGCGTAATCAGAATGTGGTTGCGCGAAATGTCGTTGCCGCTGCTGCCCACGCGCATGAGGTACGAGCCGTGGGGCCCGCGCTCGCTGTCGGGGGAACGCCCCACCACGACGCCACTCACTAGGTCGGCGCCGTCGCCCTGGTTCGAAATCACGGCGGCAAGCACCGGGCGGCGGACCAGCCGCGGGTTGGAGGAATCGACGGGCTCCGAGCACAGACGGCAGCTCGACGCTCCGCGAGGGTTCGCGTGCCCGTTCCTGCACGGCACCGCCATCACCTGCGGGTCGGGGGTGGCTTGGGCTGCGGGCGGCTTGTGCGTCGCGGCGAGGTCAGTAGAGAACACCGTGCCGGGTTCATCGTCGACCTCACCAAAGTTGCCGGGCACCACCACGGGCGCTTGGCGGCTGCCGGGCGGTGACACCTGCGACTGCGGTGCCGACGGGGCGCTCATCGGCGGCGGGGCCGAAGGCCGCGACAACGGAGGGGGCGACGCGGGCTCGTCGAACTGCTCTGGCTCCAGCGAGTGCTGCGGCTGCTCGGAAAGCTTGGACTCGTCGAGTTGTTCGGAGCTCGTAGGCGGCGTCGGTTCAGCCGGGCTGTCGCCGATCAGGGCGGCAACCGGCTGCTGCAGCGGTTGATCGTCTGGGCCGGGAAGCTCCGACTCTGCAGGCTGGCCGGGCTCCTCGTCGGAATCATTCGACGGCACACCCGCGGCCGCTGCGGCAATGGATGGAGCGGCAGCTGGCTGCGGGGAAGGCGGCTGCGGGAGCGTCTGCGTTTCGGCATCTAGCGCGACGGCGTCCACCGTGCTACTTGCAGGTTGGGCTTCCGCTGCCGGGGTGGGTACCGCGGGGCTCGGTGTCGTCTCAGGGGCAGGTGCCGCGGGAGCGGGCTTCTCGACGGGGCGCTTGCGTCGCCGCACGCCCAGCACGGGGATCTTCTCGAGGACGCCCATGGACTCCGCGTCGGGGAGCCGAATGAGCTGATTTTTCGCCGTCGTCAGTGTGACCGATGACACCAATGCCGCACCGACGACGAGCGGCAGGCGCACCTGGTTTCCCTCGATGGGTGCGAGCTGGATGGTGTAGGTCTGGTCTTGGTCGAGCAACTCTTCGTGCCACGTCACCGCGTCTTTACCTTCGGCGACGAGTTCGCCGTCGACGTCGAGCAGTTGCACCGCGCCACGGAACAGGCCGTGCAGGCCCGCCTTGTCCCAGAAGAATGCAGCGAAGTCTGCCAGCGATCCGATGCCTACCTCGTGCACGAACTCGAACAGCGCGTCAGGGGTGCGCGTCTGGAGCGTGCCGCGCCACAGGTTCGTCGCGAACTCCGACATCTCGGCGGGCGGGGCCGGCATGATGACCAACGACGTCGGCCCCGACAAGGCCAGCCATTTGCCACTCGTGTAGGCCAGCCGCCATGCAGCCACAGGTAATGCCATGGGTGGCTCCTTTCCTTCTCGGCCTCAAACGACTAGACAAACAAACTCCAGTCAACCAGACTCACCTAACCAGAAGGTTACGGGTTCCGCAGGGCCACCGCCGAGGACATGCGTCGAACGCCTTCCTCGATGATCTCCGGGCTGGTGGCGAGGTTGACGCGCACCCACTGCGACGTCTCCGGTGCGAAGTCGGCGCCGAAGTTGAAGCGCACCCGGCCCTGCTCGTGGAAGAACGCACCCGGGTTGTCGATGTCAAGTGGTGTGCAGTCCAGCCAGGCGAGGTAGGTGCCCTCAGCAGGTTCGTAGCGCAGCATGGGCAGGTGTTCGCCCACCAGATCGGCGAACAGCCGACGATTGTGCGCCAGCTCGCCTTGGAGTTCGACGATCCACTCGCGGCAGTGGGTCAGCGCCGCCGTGTGAGCGAGCGCACCGAAGTGGCTCATGGCCTCGCCGACGTAGCTCGGCATGCGCTGCAACGCGTGGGCGACCTCGTCGCTGGCGAACAGCAGCCCGGCCTTCAGGCCAGCGAGGTTGAAGGCCTTCGCGGCCGACGTCGACACGATGGCCTTGCCGGGGTCGTCGAGGGCAAGGAAGGGCGTGAACTCCTCGCCGTTGAACGGTGCGTGGATCTCGTCGACGATCACCGTGACGTCGTGGCGTCGCGCCAGCTGCGCCACCTGGGCGAGCTCGTCGCGGGTGTGCACCGTGCCGTTCGGGTTGTGCGGTGAGCACAGCAGGTAGGCGCGGGCGCCGTCGGCGAAGGCGCGCTCGAGCCCGTCGAGGTCGAGGCGGTCGTCCACCAGCGGCACTTCGACGGGAGTGCGGGCCGTGCCGTCGATGATCTGCCGAAACGGTGGGTAGATGGGCGGGTTGAACACGACAGGGTCGCCGGGGCGGGTGACCGCTTCGATGGCGTAGCGCATGCCTTGCATGACGTCGCCGGAACGCGTCGCATTGGCGAGGTTGGGCACCCAACCCCAGCGCCACTCAGCGAAATCGGCGAAGGCCTCGCGGTAGATGGGCTGTTCTGGGTAGCCGGTGTCGCCGTCGCGCAGCGCCTGCTCGATCCGCTGCACGACCGGCTCGGGAACACGGCAGTCCATCTCCGCCACGAACATCGGCAGCACGTCCGGTTCGAAGCGCGTCCATTTAATCGAGGTGCGGCCACGGAGCTCGTCGAGGGGCACGTCAAATATCGCCATGAGATTCCTTTCAGTCGTTGTCGCTCACAGTGAGCGGCAGCCGGCCTGCGATGTCGAGGAGCCACGTGAGTAATCCGTCGACGGAGCCGGGCGCGATGGCTTGCGTGGTGACAAGGGCGATGGCATCGCCGCCAAACCACAGGCGGTCGAACGGAGGCGCCTCGTCGAAGCACTGCCGAAGCTGCGGCCGCAGGAGGAGGCGGGCGGCGTCTACGTCGTCGGCCCTGATGCGCCAGGCGTAGTCAAACGCGGGGTCGCCAACCTCCAGGTCGCCGGCGCCCATGAGCTCCACCATCACCTCGTCGTCTTTGTTCAGCGCGACGACGGGCAGCCGCGCGCCAGGCACCCGCACGCCCACCACGTTGCGCAGCGGGGAAGCTTGGAAACCGAACACGGGGAGGTCGCCGAACTTGCCGACGAAGCCGTGCCCGTCAGGTGACACGGGGAGCTTGTACTTGAGGCGGCCGTGAATGTCTGCCGACGACGCGAACAGCCACTGCCGTTGCGCGGTCCAGGCGCGCCAGGCCTCAGCCGAGGTGCCGAACTGGAAGCGCTGCCTGGCCATGGGGCCGGGGCGCACCAGCGGCGGCTGCGGCACGGGGAGCGCGCGTCCGGCGCCGACGGCAGCCAGCACCCGTACGGGGATGGCGTCGACGATGGCGTGCAGCGCCGTGAGGTACTCGTCGATATCTTCGACGGTCAGGTCGCGGCGGGTGCTGAACAAGATAGTGTCGCGCTCGAACCACAGGCACTCGAATTCCACTCTGGCAAGCTGGGAGACGACCGCCGGGACGAGCACGTCGCGCGCGAACGCCGGCGACGAAGCGACGGCCTGCCACTCGACGTCGAAGTCGCTGCCTACTTCCACGCGGGGGCCTTCGAGCGTTTCTAGTACAGAGGCGACGCTCAGCATGGGGAATTGGGCTCCCGGTACGCGGAGCCCGACGACGCCGTACCCGCCCCAGGGGTCGGAGCCGGCGGTGGCGAAGAACGCCAGACAGGGGTACTCACCAAAGCGCCCCTCGATACCAACGGGCACCTGGCGCATCACGCCCTTGCGCAGACCTCCGCCACCAAACTGGGCAAGGATGTGCGGCCAGCCGCGGTGGAAAATCCAGCCTCTCGCCGCAGCCCATGCTTCCCAGTTGAACATGCGCGCCTCCTTCTCGCTTTCCACAGTGTATGCCCGCGCCCATGCACGGATCGGCGCTGCGGCGGGCGCGGGGCGTCGTCGACGTGGTCTCGCTTGAGGAAAGCGCGCAAGTCGGCGCATAATGGGCGGGCACGCAAGGCAGTGATGGGGCCATCACCCCGGAGCCGCCGGAAGAACGGTCGCGAGACTCATTAGAACCGGCAGCGGCAGCGAACCAAGCGGGGCGCATCAGCGCCCAAGAAGGGTGGTACCGCGGGCAGATGCTCGTCCCTTCGTCGATGTGAGATGAGACGAAGGATCGAGCATGACCTATCGTGCAGTGGACACCCAGGTGGACTTCCCCGCGCTCGAGCACGAGGTGCTGCAGCTGTGGCAGGAACAGCACACGTTTGAGCAGTCCCTCGAACGCACCAAGGATGCCGAAACCTGGACCTTCTACGAAGGCCCCCCGACGGCGAACGGCAAACCGGGCACGCACCACATCGAAGCGCGCGTGTTCAAAGACCTCTTCCCCCGCTACAAGACCATGCGCGGCTTCCGCGTCGACCGCAAGGCCGGCTGGGACTGCCACGGGCTGCCCGTCGAACTCGCCGTCGAGAAGGAGCTGGGCTTCACCGGCAAGGAAGACATCGAGAAATACGGCATCGAGCCGTTCAACGCGAAGTGCCGCGAATCGGTGCTGCGCCACGTCGACGCATTCACCGAACTCACCACCCGCATGGGCTACTGGGTGAACCTCGACGACGCCTACGTCACCATGTCGACCCCCTACGTCGAATCCGTCTGGTGGGCGCTCAAGCAGATCTTCGACAAGGGGCTGCTGGAGGAGGACTACCGCGTCGCCCCGTACTGCCCGCGCTGCGGCACCGCGCTGTCGGACCACGAGCTGGCGCAGGGCTACGAGGACGTCACTGACCAGTCGATCTACGTGCGATTCCCCGTCGCGTCCGGCCCGCTCGCCGGCAAGGCCGACTTCCTCGTCTGGACGACGACCCCCTGGACGCTCGTGTCGAACACCGCCGTCGCGGTGCACCCCGAGGTCTCCTACGTCGTGGCGACGAAGGAGGGCGAGCGGCCCGTCGTCGTCGCGGATCCGCTGTTCGACGCGGCGCTCGGCGAGGGCTGGGAGCGCACGGGCGAGGCGTTCGTCGGTAAGGACATGGAGCGGTGGGAGTACACGCGGCCGTTCAACCTCGTCGAGTTCCCTGACAAGGCGCACTTCGTGGTGCTCGCCGACTACGTGACCACCGAGGACGGCACCGGACTCGTGCACCAGGCGCCCGCGTTCGGTGCCGACGACATGGCGGTCTGCCGCGCCTACGGGCTGCCGTTCGTGAACCCCATCGACAACCACGGTCACTTTGAGGAGTCTGTGTCGCTCGTTGGCGGCAAGTTCTTCAAGGACGCTGATGCCCCGCTCATCGACGACCTCAAGGCGCGCGGGCTCATGTTCCGCGTGCAGAGCTACGAGCACAGCTACCCGCACTGCTGGCGCTGCCACACGCCGCTCATCTACTACGCGATGCCGTCGTGGTACGTGCGCACCACCAAACTGAAGCAGCGCCTGCTCGAAGAAAACGAGAAGACCACCTGGTACCCGGACAACGTCAAACACGGGCGCTTCGGCGACTGGCTCAACAACAACATCGACTGGGCGCTCTCGCGCAGCCGCTACTGGGGCACCCCGCTGCCGATCTGGCGCAACGTCGACGACAAGGACGACCTGATCTGCATCGGCTCGCTCGCCGAGCTGGGCGAGCTGGCCGGGCGCGACCTCTCCGAACTCGACCCGCACCGACCCTTCATCGACGACGTCGAGATCACCCGCGACGGCAAGACGTACCGTCGCGTGCCCGAGGTGATCGACGCGTGGTTCGACTCCGGCTCCATGCCGTTCGCGCAGTGGGGCTACCCGCACGCGCCCGGCTCGAAGGAGAAGCTCGAAGCGAACTACCCGGCCGACTTCATCTGCGAAGCGATCGACCAGACCCGCGGCTGGTTCTACTCGCTCATGGCCGTCGGCACGCTGGTGTTCGACGAGTCGTCGTACCGCAACGTCGTATGCCTGGGACACATCCTCGCCGACGATGGCCGCAAGATGAGCAAGCACCTGGGCAACATCCTCGACCCCATCGAGCTGATGGACAAGCACGGCGCCGACGCGGTGCGCTGGTTCATGGCCTGCTCCGGCTCGCCGTGGATGGCGCGTCGAGTGGGCGACGCCACCATCGGCGAGACCGTGCGCAAGGTGCTCATCACCTACTGGAACACGGTGAGCTTCCTCTCGCTGTATGCCCGCACCAACAGCTGGGAGCCTGCGGGCGACGCGCCCGCCGTCGCGAGCCGGCACGTGCTGGACCGCTGGCTGCTCTCCGCCGCGCACGCGCTCATCCGCGACGTGACCGACGCGCTCGACGACTTCGACACCCAGCGCACGGGCACGCTGATCGCGAACTTCGTCGACCTGCTGTCGAACTGGTACGTCCGACGCTCGCGTCGCCGGTTCTGGGCGGGCGACCCGGACGCGATGTGGACCCTGCACGAGGTGCTCTCCATCGTGACCCGCCTCATGGCGCCGATCACGCCGTTCGTCACCGAGCGCGTGTGGCAAGACCTCTTCGTGGCGACGGATCCGGCCGGGCCTTCGTCGGTGCACCTGGCTGAGTGGCCCGAGGTGGACGAGGCGCTACTCGACGAGGGGCTCGAGGAAGCGATGGCGTTCACCCGTCGCGCCGTAGAGCTCGGGCGTGCCGCGCGTGCCGAGTCGAAGGTGAAGATCCGCCAGGCGCTGAAGCGGATGCTGGTGCCGTCGACGGTATTGGCGAAGCTCTCCCCCGAGCTGGTGGAAGAGATCAAGCAGGAGCTCAACGTGGCGGCGGTGGAGACGTTCGCGGAGGCCGGCGACATCGTCGATGTGTTCGCGAAGGGGAATTTCCGCAACCTGGGCAAGCGCTTCGCGCAGCGCACGCCGAAGGTCGCGGCCGCTATCGCCGACGCTCGCGCCACCGTGCTGGCCGAGCGGCTGAAGGCGCACGGCAAGGCCACCGTCGTGGTGGACGGCGAGGAGGTGGAGATCACGCCCGACGACGTGCTCCTCACCGAGCGTCCGCGCGAGGGCTGGTCTGTGGTGAACGAGCAGGGCGAGACGGTAGCGCTCGACCTCGAACTCACGCCCGAGCTCATCAAGGCCGGGCAGGTGCGCGAGGTGACGCGCGTCGTGCAGGAGGCCCGAAAGCGCGCTGGCTTGGAGGTCTCCGACCGCATCACGCTCTTGCTCGCGGTGGAGCCCGACTTCGCCGAGGCCGTCGACGAGAACCTCGACCTCATCGCCGGCGAAGTGCTCGCGACGAGCACCCAGCGCGTCGAAGCCCTCGACGAGGTAACCCACAGCGACGACGATCTTGGCATCCGCGTGGTGGTCACCAAGGCCTAGCGCCGAGCGCTGCAAGATAGATCAAGTTCGTGGCTCGTCTCGTTGTGCTGACCGGACAGGTTGGTCAAGCGGATGATTGGTGGCTGATTGCCGCAGGCTGAGTGGGGCCTGTGGCAATTGAGTAGTGGATCCATCCGTCCAGGGCGTCACAGCGCTCGGCTTCACTGGCAGAGCAGCGGGCGTAGGCCGAGCCATCGGCCAGGGTGCGATGGAGGCGTTCGACCTTGACGTTGGTCGGCGCTCGGCGCCGGCGGGTCGTATTCACGCTGATGCCAAGATGGTCGCAGATCTGCTGCCACTAGCGTGATTTGTAGACTGACCCGTTTTCGGACAGGACCCGCTCGATCGTGATGCCCCGGGCTGCGAACCAGTCGACCGCCCGGGGCAGGACACCGGCGGTGGTCAGTGCGGACTCGTCATCGTGAACCTCACGAGTAAACCACTCGGTATTGGTCATCGATCCCGAGCGCACGAAGCCATGCCCGATGCCTTGACCTCCCACCACCTGTGTTTCTATCATTCATGACATTCAATAATTGCAA is a genomic window containing:
- a CDS encoding Ig-like domain-containing protein, whose product is MANFAKPTSRGLRLFARFFRRFWQWLVVGVLAIALGVAAYASPGLDRADVHLDEGTVFAINRNRAMVGMVNTQIEALESATTVADRKSSVLQSDDLVLVRGEDSDTLTRYNQSRNRLESPMVLPTGADVQLTGSRLLVTSPQNGRVWFGQAEDVLAMDPDKDKAQFEVGVNGVATLTAKGSLIGLDVNTSSLVREVNGERESTKLPFTLDPDRVGAVELSAVGNHAVVLDRVGARIWVEGTTQVFDVSGAANAKLLPPVEQIMGGKEDVRAVYATEAGLIGVTPDGVRSLSGEVTGTPVEPVQVGSCLYGAFGTTFVKRCGDANTFTRDIPGYNAPAGAMLSLQVNRRTVALNEGQSGVVWLVDQNMARIDNWEEFVTKDSDEPPPPDAPTTDDKADRNEDNNPPSAQDDELTARNGRATTLDVLDNDSDPDGDVLTIQAPEEIDGASLQTVRGGTGLQITIPPENTKKSFSFSYTISDGFLTDTANVTVNVADADPKKDNKPPHLFELAKPMTIQKGSKFTKRILTDWRDPEGDPLILEDASMPPGSEDLVTFNPDGTINYQDIGKTDGKKKINLTISDGTDTTEGELEVNVVDEPVKPVAYADFATVQVDQTVEVRPLENDIGENLILQEVAVEDCSTCKVTPDYADQSFTFSAPQPGTYYVTYNVASTEFDTGVVRIDVVPPGSDNPPVAALDVALIPPEGSVFIDPLANDTDADGDVLVIQSFTPDPSLNVKLERRHLMTIEAKSAPAGPVTIEYVVSDGRHIAHGSIVVIPTKTTGSVQPIAVDDDINVRAGSIASAPVLVNDSSPIGLELKLNRILESPLGDNTWIDGDKLRVRVPEGSQRQQVAVAYEVIDEEGNTASAVLNVTAVSEDSPNQPPAPREVVDRVLAGSQTRIPIRLDGIDPNGDAVTLLGLGAGPSLGRVVEVGESYITYEAFPKSQGTDTFRYEVADAHGEVASGQIRVGVAPPGKVNQPPVAVHDSITVRPGRPIQVPALANDYDFEGDNVGFSAKDAVKMEDESIAAEIVNDREISVSPITKPGKYRGTYRITDSRQQEGIGSFTVVVDEDAPLLPPMARDDLVPFLDVVNKPVIEVDVTANDFDPDGLHNDLKVSVPDASDEDSDSPQAVSTTEIAVPVGERMKQVRYALTDKDNMTSYALLTVPGTQDVRPVVRDSKARQITATAGQPVHLSFDDLIQGTEGRPVKLTSADTITATNGSAVPATGGVDYTPSLDYRGPAAVVFEVTDVVPEGDTTAKHAYVTINVEVLANEQNKGGDEDDPLTQLPPEKVADGVLQVAPGEGEFRLSAMPLFRDPRGLDFSFSDWKDTGGDAPIEWRTESSNSVIVATAPVTAKAGTRRTVSGVVTNAVGASMDFEVVLEMVSSRQPLTDAETDVVDDAAAGVPTSIPVTANDTSHITSDPSLTVTGASITSGSGKIEFDEQSVTITPAEDFVGTLTARYSVQDATKDPGRVVDGSIRLDVKNKPSPPSAPFGGVPGDGQIRFEYRSSGNNGFPIEKREVTASAPGQSPVTQACPGTTCTITGLRNNVPWTLSVVEYNKLGPSEPSPQSAAYIPDVKPLAPGRPAVESRDQALMVRWLEAEFANEENKGSPVTTYTVNLYDSSGKRIGSKNLEGSARQFEWTGLTNGSTYSFGIVATNNAGSSPESEHTVPEIPVGPPKGKANITAVPQPTEHGGRFSVKISRETLEANGDPKMQLELVPVTGGQERQGKVVAFPPDEGKEHTFDGFGHSEVKFRLYAQNRHSRRLVAETKQALISWSAPKLIVERPAKFPRYGNPKYPNKLGFRLITPKMPTPEERKKARARLQYRIEGGNWIDLEYNPDAYITQELVPGREYSGEVRMILTQGVGGEEIADAHPVTGMMPVSERPKPIPLRGPWAYDKERVIIPRSEPSLEDTGGWAPGGYYVDSGIGPKVEQWVTGDILLKSGSSAFTLGWRGVKPGDEKPSTIPQVQRESYDIKDVSTVEYRSGTKKLTVSIRYVSEGSECRVLGEDGNLLDTITAANGRIYKSEMYLKPGSTDDDPKPHEKFKVNCTINGNSSRWTWNNVERKQ
- a CDS encoding MalY/PatB family protein, which codes for MAIFDVPLDELRGRTSIKWTRFEPDVLPMFVAEMDCRVPEPVVQRIEQALRDGDTGYPEQPIYREAFADFAEWRWGWVPNLANATRSGDVMQGMRYAIEAVTRPGDPVVFNPPIYPPFRQIIDGTARTPVEVPLVDDRLDLDGLERAFADGARAYLLCSPHNPNGTVHTRDELAQVAQLARRHDVTVIVDEIHAPFNGEEFTPFLALDDPGKAIVSTSAAKAFNLAGLKAGLLFASDEVAHALQRMPSYVGEAMSHFGALAHTAALTHCREWIVELQGELAHNRRLFADLVGEHLPMLRYEPAEGTYLAWLDCTPLDIDNPGAFFHEQGRVRFNFGADFAPETSQWVRVNLATSPEIIEEGVRRMSSAVALRNP
- a CDS encoding FHA domain-containing protein, whose protein sequence is MALPVAAWRLAYTSGKWLALSGPTSLVIMPAPPAEMSEFATNLWRGTLQTRTPDALFEFVHEVGIGSLADFAAFFWDKAGLHGLFRGAVQLLDVDGELVAEGKDAVTWHEELLDQDQTYTIQLAPIEGNQVRLPLVVGAALVSSVTLTTAKNQLIRLPDAESMGVLEKIPVLGVRRRKRPVEKPAPAAPAPETTPSPAVPTPAAEAQPASSTVDAVALDAETQTLPQPPSPQPAAAPSIAAAAAGVPSNDSDEEPGQPAESELPGPDDQPLQQPVAALIGDSPAEPTPPTSSEQLDESKLSEQPQHSLEPEQFDEPASPPPLSRPSAPPPMSAPSAPQSQVSPPGSRQAPVVVPGNFGEVDDEPGTVFSTDLAATHKPPAAQATPDPQVMAVPCRNGHANPRGASSCRLCSEPVDSSNPRLVRRPVLAAVISNQGDGADLVSGVVVGRSPDSERGPHGSYLMRVGSSGNDISRNHILITPNEWNIVLTDLHSTNGTLVRPPGEPEFELRDGRSVTVEIGTELLLDDQVRLKIVAPRSN
- the ileS gene encoding isoleucine--tRNA ligase, encoding MTYRAVDTQVDFPALEHEVLQLWQEQHTFEQSLERTKDAETWTFYEGPPTANGKPGTHHIEARVFKDLFPRYKTMRGFRVDRKAGWDCHGLPVELAVEKELGFTGKEDIEKYGIEPFNAKCRESVLRHVDAFTELTTRMGYWVNLDDAYVTMSTPYVESVWWALKQIFDKGLLEEDYRVAPYCPRCGTALSDHELAQGYEDVTDQSIYVRFPVASGPLAGKADFLVWTTTPWTLVSNTAVAVHPEVSYVVATKEGERPVVVADPLFDAALGEGWERTGEAFVGKDMERWEYTRPFNLVEFPDKAHFVVLADYVTTEDGTGLVHQAPAFGADDMAVCRAYGLPFVNPIDNHGHFEESVSLVGGKFFKDADAPLIDDLKARGLMFRVQSYEHSYPHCWRCHTPLIYYAMPSWYVRTTKLKQRLLEENEKTTWYPDNVKHGRFGDWLNNNIDWALSRSRYWGTPLPIWRNVDDKDDLICIGSLAELGELAGRDLSELDPHRPFIDDVEITRDGKTYRRVPEVIDAWFDSGSMPFAQWGYPHAPGSKEKLEANYPADFICEAIDQTRGWFYSLMAVGTLVFDESSYRNVVCLGHILADDGRKMSKHLGNILDPIELMDKHGADAVRWFMACSGSPWMARRVGDATIGETVRKVLITYWNTVSFLSLYARTNSWEPAGDAPAVASRHVLDRWLLSAAHALIRDVTDALDDFDTQRTGTLIANFVDLLSNWYVRRSRRRFWAGDPDAMWTLHEVLSIVTRLMAPITPFVTERVWQDLFVATDPAGPSSVHLAEWPEVDEALLDEGLEEAMAFTRRAVELGRAARAESKVKIRQALKRMLVPSTVLAKLSPELVEEIKQELNVAAVETFAEAGDIVDVFAKGNFRNLGKRFAQRTPKVAAAIADARATVLAERLKAHGKATVVVDGEEVEITPDDVLLTERPREGWSVVNEQGETVALDLELTPELIKAGQVREVTRVVQEARKRAGLEVSDRITLLLAVEPDFAEAVDENLDLIAGEVLATSTQRVEALDEVTHSDDDLGIRVVVTKA